The Sporocytophaga myxococcoides genome contains a region encoding:
- a CDS encoding helix-turn-helix domain-containing protein: protein MHSSGKNNIPVYSIDRFKRSGHYTYFQIEIFDKNRDFKVQYPHRHDFYEILFITKGSGKHTIDFFEYEIKPGSIFFLSPGQIHDLDLSEDISGYIFLFTSEFYLINKNDQNKLLELPFFYPLIPGSPPLYINTIEEVKTFSDIFIQAIAEREKNFEDSPDLIGALLDILLIHCKRLYPQNAGDKMNKGRLLVKKFKQLIEEKYQDNLSVKDYAEHLAVTPNHLSETVKQLTGRTSTDLINEKLLVEIKRLLIYSELTVSEIAFQLNFSDQSYFSKYFRKLTGQSPAEFRNFADKK, encoded by the coding sequence ATGCATTCATCCGGAAAAAATAATATACCTGTTTATAGTATTGACCGCTTTAAAAGAAGCGGTCATTACACTTATTTCCAGATTGAAATTTTTGACAAAAACAGAGATTTTAAGGTGCAATACCCTCACAGGCACGACTTTTACGAAATTCTGTTTATTACAAAAGGGTCAGGAAAACACACCATTGATTTCTTTGAGTATGAAATAAAACCCGGCAGTATTTTCTTCTTATCCCCCGGACAAATTCATGATCTTGACCTTTCTGAAGATATTTCAGGATATATATTTCTTTTCACATCCGAGTTCTATCTTATTAATAAAAACGATCAGAACAAACTCCTTGAATTGCCATTCTTTTACCCCCTGATTCCTGGATCTCCCCCTCTGTATATAAATACAATTGAAGAGGTTAAGACATTTAGTGATATTTTTATACAAGCTATTGCAGAAAGAGAGAAAAACTTCGAAGATTCTCCTGATCTTATTGGAGCTCTGCTCGACATTCTTCTGATTCACTGCAAAAGACTTTATCCTCAGAATGCAGGAGATAAAATGAACAAGGGAAGACTTCTTGTAAAAAAATTCAAGCAGCTGATTGAAGAGAAATATCAGGATAATCTTTCTGTAAAAGATTATGCAGAACACCTTGCTGTCACTCCTAATCATTTAAGCGAGACTGTAAAACAACTTACAGGAAGAACCTCTACTGATCTAATCAATGAGAAATTGCTTGTAGAAATAAAGCGTCTACTCATTTATTCGGAATTAACAGTGTCTGAAATTGCTTTTCAGCTTAACTTTTCAGATCAGTCTTATTTCTCTAAATATTTTAGAAAGCTTACTGGGCAGAGCCCTGCAGAGTTCAGAAATTTTGCAGATAAAAAATAA
- a CDS encoding energy transducer TonB, producing the protein MHKIVFTASFLMFSSVVSFSQTSNKNFAVSKTKETSYVNGEDDLYGFIFKHLKYSEEAKAKKIEGEVMVSFFVEKDSSITNIKILRDMGYGCGDSIRALFKNIKYVPAQENGVAVRSNVMVNIPVRSH; encoded by the coding sequence ATGCATAAAATTGTATTTACCGCCTCTTTCTTAATGTTTAGTTCAGTGGTTTCATTTAGTCAGACCAGTAATAAGAACTTTGCAGTCAGCAAGACAAAAGAAACTTCTTATGTAAATGGTGAGGATGATTTGTATGGTTTTATTTTCAAGCATTTAAAATATTCAGAAGAAGCAAAAGCTAAAAAAATTGAAGGTGAAGTAATGGTTTCCTTTTTTGTAGAAAAAGATAGTTCTATTACTAATATTAAGATACTCAGAGATATGGGGTATGGCTGCGGAGACAGTATCAGAGCCCTTTTTAAGAATATTAAATATGTACCTGCTCAGGAAAATGGTGTTGCTGTGAGGTCAAACGTTATGGTCAATATTCCTGTCAGAAGTCACTAA